From Streptomyces sp. SCSIO 75703:
GGCCGGCTCGATGACCCTCGGCGTCGGCCAGTTCTGCGTCAAGCCGGGCCTGGTCCTGGTGCCGGCCGGAGCGGCGGGCGACGCCCTGGTCGACGCCCTCGCCGACGCGGTCGCCGCGGCCGCGCCCGGCGTCCTGCTCGACCACCGCATGCGGGACGCCTTCGCCGCCGGGGTGGCCGAGCGCGCCGCGCTGCCCGGCGTCCAGGCCCCGGTCGTCCCGGGGGCGGACGGCGAGCACGAGGTCCGCGCCGGGGTCCTCACCGTGCCGGCCGCCCGGCTCGCCGACGGGGACGGGCACGCCCCGCTGCTGGAGGAGTGCTTCGGCCCGGTCACCGTCGTGGCCCGCTACGCCTCCGACGCCGAGGTGACGGCCGTGCTGTCCCGGCTGCCGGGCAACCTCACCGCGACCGCCCAGCTCTCCGCCGAGGAGGCCGCCGGCAAGGGGCGCGGCGCGGACCTCCTCGCGGAGCTGACCCCGCTGGCGGGCCGGGTCCTGGTCAACGGCTGGCCCACCGGTGTCGCGGTGGCCGCCGCCCAGCACCACGGCGGCCCGTACCCGGCGACCACCTCCACCTCCACCTCGGTCGGCGCCACCGCCGTGGAGCGCTGGCTCAGGCCGGTCGTGCACCAGAACACCCCCGAGGCACTGCTGCCGCCCGAGCTGCGGGACGACAACCCGCTGGGCCTGCCGCGCCGCTTCAACGGCCGCCTCGAACGCTGACCCGGCCCGGCCCGCGGGGGAAGCCCCGCCCCCGCGGGCCGGGGCCCGCCCGCACCGGGGAATGCGCGCCGCCGCCCGGACGTTCCCGCTCCGGACGGAGAAGGTCTCCGCACCCGTACGAGCCGGAGAAGAGCCGAGACATGCGCGTCGAGATCTGGAGCGACATCGCCTGCCCCTGGTGCTACGTGGGCAAGGCCCGCTTCGAGAAGGCGCTCGCGGCCTTCCCGCACCGCGACGGCGTCGAGGTCGTCCACCGCTCCTTCGAGCTGGACCCCGGGCGGGCCAAGGGCGACGTCGAGCCCGTCCACGCCATGCTGACCGCCAAGTACAAGATGAGCGAGGCCCAGGCGCTGGCCGGCGAGGACCGCCTCGGCGCGCAGGCCGCCGCCGAGGGGCTGGACTACCGCAGCCGGGGCCGCGACCACGGCTCCACCTTCGACCTGCACCGTCTGCTGCACCTGGCCGCCGACCACGGTCGCCGGGAGGCGCTGCTCGACGCCTTCTACCGCGCCAACTTCGCCGCGGAGCGCTCCGTCTTCACCGACGACGACCACGTCGTCGAGGTGGCCGTGGCCGCCGGTCTGGACAAGGACGCCGTGCGAGCCGTGCTCGCCGACCCCACGGCCTACGCGGAGCGGGTCCGCGCCGACGAGCGCGAGGCCGCGGCCCTCGGTGTCACCGGCGTCCCCTTCTTCGTCATCGACCGCGCCTACGGGGTCTCCGGCGCCCAGAGCGCCGAGGTCTTCACCGACGCGCTCACCCGGGCCTGGGGGGAGCGCGCCCCGCTCGCCCCGGCCGCCCCCGGCGCGGAGGTCTGCGGCCCGGACGGGTGCGCGGTGGACGGGGCCGGGTCCGGCGCGGGCGCCTGAGCCGGCCGGGGACGGCACCGGGCCGGGACCCCCCGTCCCACACGAGGGGGTCCCGGCCCGGACGTCCGGACGGATCACCGCACGGGGGTGAAGTCCCGCGCGCCGATGTACTCGGGCCGGCGGACCGGCGCCGCGAACGGCTCCACTGCCGTGTTCTCCACGCTGTTGAAGACGATGAAGACGTTGCTGCGCGGGAACGGCGTGATGTTGTCGCCGGACCCGTGCATGGCGTTGCAGTCGAACCAGGTCGCCGAGCCGGCCTTGCCGGTGAAGAGCCGGATGCCGTGCTCCGAGGCCATCCGGGTCAGCGCCTCGTCGGAGGGCGTGCCCGCGTCCTGCATCTGGAGGGACTTCTTGTAGTTGTCCTTCGGCGTGGCCCCCGCGCACCCGAGGAACGTCTTGTGCGACCCCGGCATGATCATGAGTCCGCCGTTGGTGTCGTGGTTCTCGGTGAGTGCGATCGACACGGAGACCGTGCGCATGCGCGGCAGGCCGTCCTCGGCGTGCCAGGTCTCGAAGTCGGAGTGCCAGTAGAAGCCGCTGGCGCCGAAGCCGGGCTTGACGTTGATCCGCGACTGGTGGACGTAGACGTCCGAGCCGAGGATCTGACGGGCCCTGCCCACCACCCGTTCGTCGCGCACCAGGCCGGCGAAGACCTCGCTGATCCGGTGCACCTCGAAGACGGACCGGATCTCCTTGGACTTCGGCTCCACGATGGAGCGTTCGTCCGCGCGGATCTCCGGGTCGCCGACGAGCCGTTCCAGCTCGCGGTGGTAGACGGCGACCTCGTCCGGACCGATCAGCCGGTCGATGGCGAGGAAGCCGTCCCGGTCGAAGGCCCGCAGGTCGTCGCCGGTGATGGGGCCGGGGGCGTCGAGGTCACTCCAGACCGCGGGGTCCTGCCGGGGGGTCGCCACCTCGGTGGCTCCGCGGGTGGGGTAGAGATCGGTGGTGGTGGTCACGGTCACTCACACCTCCTCGGTGAGCAGCGGGTAGACGCCGTTCTCGTCGTGGTCCTCCCGTCCGGTCACGGGCGGGTTGAAGACACAGATGCAGCGGAAGTCCTCCTTGACCTTGAGCGTGTGCCGCTCGTGGCCGTCCAGGAGGTACATGGTGCCGGGGGTGATGTGGTAGGTCTTCCCGGTCTCGCGGTCGGTCAGCTCGGCGTCGCCCTCCACGCAGACGACGGCCTCGATGTGGTTGGCGTACCACATCGACGTCTCCGTACCGGCGTAGAGGATCGTCTCGTGCACGGAGAAGCCGACCTTCTCCTTGGCGAGGACGATGCGCTTGCTCTCCCAGGTGCCGGACGCGGACTTCACGTGCCGGTCGGTGCCTTCGATCTCCTTGAACGAACGGACGATCACGGTGGTGCGATGCCTCCTCGGTGAGGGATGGGCGGATGGGACCGGGGCCCGCGGCCGCGGGGGCCGCGGGCACCGGAGCGCGGGGGCGCCGGGCGGGTCAGGCGGTCTCGCGCACGGCGCGGGCGAGGATCTTGAGGCCCTCGTCCAGCTCGTCGGGGGTGACGGTGAGGGCCGGCAGCAGCTTGACGACCTCGCTCTCGGGGCCGGAGGTCTCGATGAGCAGGCCCAGCTCGAAGGCGCGGCGCGCGATGCGGGTGGCGCGTTCCTTGTCGTGGAACTCCATGCCCCACACCAGGCCGCGGCCCCGGTACTCGCGGACGTCGGCGAGGTTCTCCTCGGTGATGGAGATCAGGTGCTGCTCGACCTGCTCGCCGCGGGCCCGGGTCTGCTTCTCCATCGCCGACCCGTCGGCCCAGTAGGTCTCCAGCGCGGCGGTCGCGGTGACGAAGGCCGGGTTGTTGCCGCGGAAGGTGCCGTTGTGCTCGCCCGGCTCCCACACGTCCAGCTCCGGCTTGAACAGGCACAGCGACATGGGCAGGCCGTAGCCGCTGATCGACTTGGAGACGGTGACGATGTCCGGGGTGATGCCCGCCTCCTCGAAGGAGAAGAAGGCGCCGGTGCGTCCGCAGCCCATCTGGATGTCGTCGACGATGAGCAGCATGTCCTGGCGTTCGCACAGGTCGGCCAGGGCGCGCAGCCACTCGGGCCGGGCGACGTTGATGCCGCCCTCGCCCTGGACGGTCTCGACGATCACGGCGGCGGGCTTGTTGAGGCCGGAGCCCTGGTCCTCCAGCAGCCGCTCGAACCAGAGGAAGTCCTCGACCTTGCCGTCGAAGTAGTTGTCGAACGGCATCGGCGTGCCGTGGACCAGCGGAATGCCGGCCCCGGCCCGCTTGAAGGCGTTGCCGGTGACGGCGAGCGAGCCCAGGGACATGCCGTGGAAGGCGTTGGTGAAGGAGACGATCGCCTCCCGGCCCTTGACCTTCCGGGCCAGCTTGAGCGCCGACTCCACGGCGTTGGTGCCGGTCGGGCCCGGGAACATGACCTTGTACGGAAGGTCACGGGGGCGCAGCACCAGGTTCTGGAAGGTCTCCAGGAAGCGGCGTTTGGCGGTGGTCGACATGTCGAGACCGTGCGTGACGCCGTCTCGCTCCAGGTAGTCGATGAGTGCCCGTTTCAGCACGGGGTTGTTGTGGCCGTAGTTGAGCGAGCCTGCTCCGGCGAAGAAGTCGAGGTACTCGTGGCCGTCCTCGTCGTACATGCGGCTGCCGTGCGCACGGTCGAAGACAGTGGGCCAGCCGCGGCAGTAGCTGCGTACCTCGGACTCCAGGGTCTCGAAGACACTCAGGTCGGGCTGGGTGATGGTCACGACGAATCGCTCCTCGTTGCGTGAGGTTCGGTGAGAGGGGAGGCCGGACGGATGCCGGGGCACCGGAGGACCGGTGGGGCCCGGTGGGACCGGTGTGGTCCCGGCGGGAGGGCCGTCGGGGCGGCCGGGACCCGGCGCGGGGATCCGGCAGGGGGCCGGCGCCGGGGAGGGGTCAGGGGGCCGGCGGGGGAGAGCCGGTCGCGCTGGTCAGGGGTCCGATGCGGTACAGGACCTCGGGTTCGTGCGGTCCGTCGGGGAAGAGGCCGGCGTCGAACAGCACCTCGCGCTCCAGCCGTGCGCCGTGCCGCTCGGCGAACGAGGTGAACAGCCGCCGGGAGGCGCTGTTGTCCGGCGCGATGGTCGTCTCCACAGTGTGCACCGAGGGCCGCCCGGCGGCCACGCGGGCGTACAGGGCGTCCAGCATCGCGGCGGCGACCCGGCGTCCGCGGTACGCCTCGTCGACGGCCACCTGCCAGATCAGGAGGGTGTCGGGGCGGTCCGGCCGGAGGTAGCCGGTGACGAAGCCGAAGGGCTCGCCGTGCTCGTCGCGGGCCACGGCCGACGTGGCGGCGAAGTCGCGGCACCAGAGCAGATAGCTGTAGGACGAGTTCAGGTCGAGGACCCGGGAATCCCTCGCCAGCCGCCACAGGGCGGCCCCGTCGGCCACTCTCGGACGGTCGATTTGCAGGTCTGCTTGCGCGGCAGTCATGCGAATTGAATTTACCCAGCGAAATGCGAAATTGCATCGCCGGACGGGGTTACGAATGAGGGTGTCGTGTGTTATCACGCGGGCGCGTGCTGCCGCGCGAGGCTTCGGCGATATGGGTGGGTTTGGCCTGGTTAAAATACGCAAAACGGGCGCCGTGTGTATCGGGTCACAATCGCGTAACCCATGCGCGCGGCGCCCGGACGGCCCCCTCGGGGGTCCGTGAAATCCCTGCGTTTAGCCTCGAAGAAAGCGGGCAGAAGAATACGGGAAGCTGTTTTGAAGAGAATTCATTAATTCTATTTGTGTGAGCTTTGGAAATTACGCCGAATTCACGCGTGCGACAGACCGGCGCCGACCGCCTCGTCCCAGGCCGTGCCGGCCGCCCGGCGGGCCCCCGCCGGATCGCACACCGCGCCCGTCCGCGTCAGCGCCGACCCGAGGGCCGTCAGGCACGCCTCCACGGAGGCGCGGGCCGCGTGCGGACCGTAGTGGTTGACCCGGATCATCTCGCCGGCCAGCGCGCCCCCGCCCGCCGCCAGGGGCAGCGCCGGATCGGCCGCCAGGGCGCGGGCCACCAGCGCGGAGGCGTCGGTGCCGGCCGGGGTCCGCAGCGTCGTCGCCACCGGGGCCGCCTCCCGCGCGTCGCGCACGTAGGGCTCCAGGCCGCCGCCCAGCGCGAGCGCCCCGGCCCGGGTGGCCGCCGCCGCGGCGGCGTGCCGCGCCCGCACCGCGCCGGCGCCCGCCTCCTCGATGCGCGCGAGGCACGCCTCCAGCGCCACCATCTCCACCTGCGCCGGAGCGTGCGGCAGCGCCGTGCGCCCCGCGTCCGTCCAGCGCTCCTTCCAGTCCAGCAGCGAGAGGTACGAGCGGCGCGGCGCCCCCGGGTTCGCCGCCATGCGCGCCCACGCCCGCTCGCTGACCGACACCGCCGACACCCCGGCGGGGCCGCCCATCGCCTTCTGCGCGCCGATCACGCACAGGTCCACGCCCCAGGCGTCCGGCAGCACCGGCTCGGCGCCCACGGAGGCCACCGCGTCCAGGTAGAACAGCGCGCCGTGCTCCCGCACCACGTCGCCGATGCCCGCGACCGGGTTGGTGTTGCCGGTCGCCGCCTCCGCGTGCACCAGGGAGACGAAGCCGATCTCCGGGTGCGCGGCGAAGGCGTCCCGGACCTGCGCGGCGGTGACCGCCGTGTGGAAGGGCACGGCGAGGTCGTGGACCGTGGCGCCGCAGTCCCGCAGCCAGTTGCCGAAGGTCTGCCCGTAGGGGCCGGTGACGATGTTCAGGGCGACGGTGTCCGGACCGGCCGTGCCGCGGATCGCGGCCTCCAGCGGCAGCAGTGCCTCGCCCTGCATGATCACCACGTCCTGCCGGGTGTCCAGCAGCCGCGCCACCCGGTCCTCGATCGCGGCGAAGTGGCCGGCGGTCATGGGTGCCAGGTCCAGGAAGGGGTGGGTCACGGCGGTGCTCTCCTCACTCGGCGGCGGACGGGACCGTACGAGGCGGACGGACGGGTCCGAGCGTAGTGCCGGGCCCGTGCGCGCCGCCGGGGGCGCTGCCGTCCGTTGCCACACCCCCACGGGCGGAATTATTGCTTCCGCCTTGGTGGGGCCGTCCACCGGGCCGGGCGCGGACGGGTCCGCGGCGGCCCCTCGAAGCACCCCGGGACCACCGTCTAAGGTGCCGGACATGAGCGATCGCGCGGTGCTGCATGTGAAGGGTCGGGTGCTCGTCGGACCGGCGGACGAGGACGTCCGCGACGAGGTGTGGGTGATCGACGGCCGGATCTCGTACGACCGCCCCGCCGGGGCCGGCGACGTCCGCACCGTCGAGGGCTGGGCGCTGCCCGGACTGGTCGACGCCCACTGCCACGTCGGTCTCGACGAGCACGGCGCGGTGCCCGCCGAGACGGCCGAGAAGCAGGCGCTGACCGAACGGGACGCGGGCACGCTGCTGCTGCGCGACGCCGGCTCGCCCTCCGACACCCGCTGGATCGACGACCGCGAGGACCTGCCGAAGATCATCCGGGCGGGCCGGCACATCGCCCGCACCCGCCGCTACATCCGCAACTACGCCTGGGAGGTCGAGCCCGAGGACCTGGTCGCCCACGTCGCCCGGGAGGCCCGGCGCGGCGACGGCTGGGTCAAGCTGGTCGGCGACTGGATCGACCGCGACCTCGGCGACCTGTCCGCCTGCTGGCCGCGCGAGGCGGTCGAGGCGGCGAGCGCCGAGGCCCACCGGCTGGGTGCCCGCGTCACCGCGCACTGCTTCGCCGAGGACTCCCTGCGGGACCTGGTGGAGGCCGGCATCGACTGCGTGGAGCACGCGACGGGGCTCACCGACGAGACCATCCCCCTCTTCGCCGAGCGGGGCGTCGCCATCGTGCCGACCCTCGTCAACATCGCCACCTTCCCG
This genomic window contains:
- a CDS encoding DsbA family oxidoreductase, which translates into the protein MRVEIWSDIACPWCYVGKARFEKALAAFPHRDGVEVVHRSFELDPGRAKGDVEPVHAMLTAKYKMSEAQALAGEDRLGAQAAAEGLDYRSRGRDHGSTFDLHRLLHLAADHGRREALLDAFYRANFAAERSVFTDDDHVVEVAVAAGLDKDAVRAVLADPTAYAERVRADEREAAALGVTGVPFFVIDRAYGVSGAQSAEVFTDALTRAWGERAPLAPAAPGAEVCGPDGCAVDGAGSGAGA
- the thpD gene encoding ectoine hydroxylase; protein product: MTVTTTTDLYPTRGATEVATPRQDPAVWSDLDAPGPITGDDLRAFDRDGFLAIDRLIGPDEVAVYHRELERLVGDPEIRADERSIVEPKSKEIRSVFEVHRISEVFAGLVRDERVVGRARQILGSDVYVHQSRINVKPGFGASGFYWHSDFETWHAEDGLPRMRTVSVSIALTENHDTNGGLMIMPGSHKTFLGCAGATPKDNYKKSLQMQDAGTPSDEALTRMASEHGIRLFTGKAGSATWFDCNAMHGSGDNITPFPRSNVFIVFNSVENTAVEPFAAPVRRPEYIGARDFTPVR
- a CDS encoding ectoine synthase codes for the protein MIVRSFKEIEGTDRHVKSASGTWESKRIVLAKEKVGFSVHETILYAGTETSMWYANHIEAVVCVEGDAELTDRETGKTYHITPGTMYLLDGHERHTLKVKEDFRCICVFNPPVTGREDHDENGVYPLLTEEV
- the ectB gene encoding diaminobutyrate--2-oxoglutarate transaminase, translated to MTITQPDLSVFETLESEVRSYCRGWPTVFDRAHGSRMYDEDGHEYLDFFAGAGSLNYGHNNPVLKRALIDYLERDGVTHGLDMSTTAKRRFLETFQNLVLRPRDLPYKVMFPGPTGTNAVESALKLARKVKGREAIVSFTNAFHGMSLGSLAVTGNAFKRAGAGIPLVHGTPMPFDNYFDGKVEDFLWFERLLEDQGSGLNKPAAVIVETVQGEGGINVARPEWLRALADLCERQDMLLIVDDIQMGCGRTGAFFSFEEAGITPDIVTVSKSISGYGLPMSLCLFKPELDVWEPGEHNGTFRGNNPAFVTATAALETYWADGSAMEKQTRARGEQVEQHLISITEENLADVREYRGRGLVWGMEFHDKERATRIARRAFELGLLIETSGPESEVVKLLPALTVTPDELDEGLKILARAVRETA
- the ectA gene encoding diaminobutyrate acetyltransferase translates to MTAAQADLQIDRPRVADGAALWRLARDSRVLDLNSSYSYLLWCRDFAATSAVARDEHGEPFGFVTGYLRPDRPDTLLIWQVAVDEAYRGRRVAAAMLDALYARVAAGRPSVHTVETTIAPDNSASRRLFTSFAERHGARLEREVLFDAGLFPDGPHEPEVLYRIGPLTSATGSPPPAP
- a CDS encoding aminotransferase class V-fold PLP-dependent enzyme — translated: MTHPFLDLAPMTAGHFAAIEDRVARLLDTRQDVVIMQGEALLPLEAAIRGTAGPDTVALNIVTGPYGQTFGNWLRDCGATVHDLAVPFHTAVTAAQVRDAFAAHPEIGFVSLVHAEAATGNTNPVAGIGDVVREHGALFYLDAVASVGAEPVLPDAWGVDLCVIGAQKAMGGPAGVSAVSVSERAWARMAANPGAPRRSYLSLLDWKERWTDAGRTALPHAPAQVEMVALEACLARIEEAGAGAVRARHAAAAAATRAGALALGGGLEPYVRDAREAAPVATTLRTPAGTDASALVARALAADPALPLAAGGGALAGEMIRVNHYGPHAARASVEACLTALGSALTRTGAVCDPAGARRAAGTAWDEAVGAGLSHA
- a CDS encoding amidohydrolase family protein, with amino-acid sequence MSDRAVLHVKGRVLVGPADEDVRDEVWVIDGRISYDRPAGAGDVRTVEGWALPGLVDAHCHVGLDEHGAVPAETAEKQALTERDAGTLLLRDAGSPSDTRWIDDREDLPKIIRAGRHIARTRRYIRNYAWEVEPEDLVAHVAREARRGDGWVKLVGDWIDRDLGDLSACWPREAVEAASAEAHRLGARVTAHCFAEDSLRDLVEAGIDCVEHATGLTDETIPLFAERGVAIVPTLVNIATFPGLADGGEKRYPGWAAHMRRLHARRYETVRNAYDAGVPVFVGTDAGGTLAHGLAAAEVAELVTAGIPPVEAVAATTWAARRWLGRPGLDEGAPADLVVYESDPRADVRVLGAPRRVVLNGRVVG